The following coding sequences lie in one Streptomyces xiamenensis genomic window:
- a CDS encoding LLM class flavin-dependent oxidoreductase, with the protein MTDIGVMVPRDLAAEGFIQYVRRAEELGFAEVWVVEDCFFRGGFTQAAVALAVTERIRVGIGILPAVLRNPALTAMEAATLAQLYPGRPVLGVGHGMPGWMRQVGAYPASPLGALGEHLRTVRALLRGETVRDERLDAVTLDLPVPVVPPVLAGVRGPKSLALSGREADGTILAEPVTPEYLAAARGHIGARAVAEGHRVVAYNVAAVDDDPQVARAAVRPALEWIGEPDWAPHISPLPFAAEFARLREESADRTEFAARLPGEWVDQLAVTGTPGQARERIAALHAAGAGSVVLMPAGPDPLVALEGLGRVL; encoded by the coding sequence ATGACGGATATCGGTGTGATGGTGCCGCGCGATCTGGCGGCGGAAGGGTTCATCCAGTACGTGCGGCGGGCCGAGGAACTGGGCTTCGCCGAGGTGTGGGTGGTCGAGGACTGCTTCTTCCGGGGCGGCTTCACGCAGGCCGCCGTCGCGCTGGCGGTCACGGAACGGATCCGGGTGGGGATCGGCATCCTGCCCGCCGTGCTGCGCAACCCGGCGCTGACGGCGATGGAGGCGGCCACGCTCGCCCAGCTGTACCCGGGCCGCCCGGTCCTGGGCGTCGGGCACGGCATGCCCGGCTGGATGCGGCAGGTCGGCGCGTACCCGGCGTCGCCGCTGGGCGCGCTGGGCGAGCATCTGCGCACCGTCCGGGCGCTGTTGCGGGGGGAGACGGTGCGCGACGAGCGGCTGGACGCGGTGACGCTGGATCTGCCGGTGCCGGTGGTGCCGCCGGTGCTGGCCGGAGTGCGCGGGCCCAAGTCGCTGGCGCTGTCCGGGCGGGAGGCGGACGGCACGATCCTGGCCGAGCCGGTGACCCCCGAGTATCTGGCGGCGGCGCGCGGGCACATCGGCGCGCGGGCGGTGGCGGAGGGGCACCGCGTGGTGGCGTACAACGTGGCGGCGGTGGACGACGATCCGCAGGTGGCGCGGGCGGCGGTGCGGCCGGCGCTGGAGTGGATCGGCGAACCGGACTGGGCGCCGCACATCTCCCCGCTGCCGTTCGCCGCGGAGTTCGCCCGGCTGCGCGAGGAGAGCGCGGACCGTACGGAGTTCGCCGCGCGGCTGCCCGGTGAGTGGGTGGATCAGCTCGCGGTCACCGGCACCCCCGGGCAGGCCCGGGAGCGGATCGCGGCGCTGCACGCGGCGGGCGCCGGCAGCGTGGTCCTGATGCCCGCGGGGCCCGACCCGCTGGTGGCGCTGGAGGGGCTCGGGCGGGTCCTGTGA
- a CDS encoding helix-turn-helix transcriptional regulator — protein sequence MAQIATRAGISTAEAASAEARLTELGLLRPSPGGGLVAISPESAADALLAPIEQDILQRRIAMAATRARLHALSGDYLEARSMRSAKSSIEVVEGIDNTRAVIADLDRTCAKSVDALHPGGGQSRAAIQAATPGDLEILERGVKARTLMQHTARRHQPTVGYVTTLIEAGAQVRSITALPSRMLIYDGSCAVLPLDPLHTKSGVALVRDPTVLGFLQQLFEHYWDRAADFVEGPKKSGSAPVGVDRDVLVLMAAGKKDEAIAHQLGMSPRSVSRVVARLLEQLDADSRFQAGVRAALNGWLS from the coding sequence GTGGCACAGATCGCCACCCGGGCCGGCATTTCCACCGCCGAGGCCGCCTCCGCCGAGGCCCGGCTGACCGAACTGGGCCTGCTGCGGCCCTCGCCCGGCGGCGGACTGGTCGCCATCTCCCCCGAAAGCGCCGCCGACGCCCTGCTGGCACCCATCGAACAGGACATCCTCCAGCGCCGCATCGCCATGGCCGCCACCCGCGCCCGGCTGCACGCGCTCTCCGGCGACTACCTCGAAGCCCGCAGCATGCGCTCCGCCAAGAGCAGCATCGAGGTCGTCGAGGGTATCGACAACACCCGCGCCGTCATAGCCGACCTGGACCGCACCTGCGCCAAGTCGGTCGACGCACTGCACCCGGGCGGCGGCCAGAGCCGGGCCGCCATCCAGGCCGCGACCCCAGGCGACCTGGAGATCCTCGAACGCGGCGTGAAGGCCCGCACACTGATGCAGCACACCGCCCGCCGGCACCAGCCGACCGTCGGGTACGTCACCACCCTCATCGAGGCCGGCGCCCAGGTGCGCAGCATCACCGCGCTGCCCTCCCGGATGCTCATCTACGACGGCAGCTGCGCCGTCCTCCCGCTGGACCCGCTGCACACCAAGTCGGGTGTGGCGCTGGTGCGCGACCCCACCGTGCTCGGCTTCCTCCAGCAGCTCTTCGAGCACTACTGGGACCGGGCGGCGGACTTCGTCGAGGGGCCCAAGAAGTCGGGCTCGGCACCCGTTGGCGTGGACCGCGACGTCCTGGTGCTGATGGCCGCCGGGAAGAAGGACGAGGCGATCGCCCACCAACTGGGCATGTCCCCGCGCTCGGTGAGCCGCGTGGTGGCCCGGCTGCTGGAACAACTGGACGCCGACAGCCGGTTCCAGGCCGGCGTCCGGGCAGCCCTGAACGGCTGGCTCTCCTAG
- a CDS encoding helix-turn-helix domain-containing protein yields the protein MTIHEVEDIDATALQVYLLRVRHPADDADRLAARAGLRPGEVTRAEALLYGLGLLQPSPAGGWVAVSPESAADQLLAPVEADILAQRITMAAAREQFQSLSGEYVAARGMRSAEISIEVVEGIGNTRAVIDDLARTCTESVETLMPGVPTDEAIDAAVPLDLELLSRGVGIRVLMQHSARTHRVGLRYAETIGAAGAQVRSAGTLPSRMLIYDRRCAVLPLDPLHTGTGVALVRDPSALSFLCQVFDHCWDDGIDIPVTAGAGEAGDGVPNGLEREVLRLMAVGRSNDDIAEQLGISRRSVSRLVSQLMAHLGATSRFQAGARAALNGWLG from the coding sequence ATGACGATCCACGAGGTCGAGGACATCGACGCCACCGCACTCCAGGTCTACCTGCTACGGGTACGGCACCCCGCGGACGACGCCGACCGGCTCGCCGCCCGCGCCGGGCTGCGCCCCGGCGAGGTCACCCGCGCCGAGGCCCTGCTGTACGGGCTCGGCCTGCTCCAGCCGTCCCCGGCGGGCGGCTGGGTGGCGGTCAGCCCGGAGAGCGCCGCCGACCAGCTGCTCGCCCCCGTGGAGGCGGACATCCTCGCCCAGCGCATCACGATGGCGGCCGCGAGGGAACAGTTCCAGTCACTGTCGGGCGAGTACGTGGCGGCGCGCGGCATGCGGTCCGCCGAGATCAGCATCGAGGTCGTCGAGGGCATCGGCAACACCCGTGCCGTCATCGACGACCTGGCGCGTACCTGCACCGAATCGGTGGAGACCCTGATGCCGGGCGTCCCCACCGACGAGGCGATCGACGCGGCCGTCCCGCTCGACCTGGAGCTGCTGTCGCGCGGCGTCGGCATCCGCGTCCTGATGCAGCACAGCGCCCGCACCCACCGCGTCGGCCTGCGCTACGCCGAGACGATCGGCGCGGCGGGCGCCCAGGTGCGCAGCGCCGGGACGCTGCCCTCGCGGATGCTGATCTACGACCGGCGGTGCGCGGTCCTCCCGCTGGACCCGCTGCACACCGGGACCGGGGTGGCGCTGGTACGGGACCCCTCCGCACTGAGCTTCCTGTGCCAGGTCTTCGACCACTGCTGGGACGACGGCATCGACATCCCGGTGACCGCGGGCGCCGGGGAGGCGGGGGACGGCGTGCCCAACGGCCTGGAGCGCGAGGTGCTGCGGCTGATGGCGGTCGGCAGGTCGAACGACGACATCGCGGAGCAACTGGGCATCTCCCGGCGCTCCGTGAGCCGTCTTGTCTCCCAGCTGATGGCCCATCTGGGCGCCACCAGCCGGTTCCAGGCCGGGGCCAGGGCGGCGCTGAACGGCTGGCTCGGCTAG
- a CDS encoding ATP-grasp domain-containing protein, producing the protein MAQAPLAVLLSPRLEEVRAARVVGARTLVLAPDRAAPGIREAVAAAHDALTVDWLDHQGLLMAIGHLAGHPARVSVFGFAEASALVAARVNEALRFRGNPHAAVAYLTDKVALRGKVNQLTGTPVRFEQCDRVTHLVAAAERVGFPCVAKPRTGSGGQEVHLLRDVADAALLAAELVSEPALIIEEFLEGPEYSVLAHSRDGEHTVLAVARKHLSDGPGFTEEGHDLPADLGPGDAAAIGDLVTATLGAAGHRAGLSLTEVVRTAQGPRLIESHAHPGPGRLGDLLALATGTDPVALAVATALRLPVPAPHPSSGRRYAGIRTLRLPPGRLDAVHGIDEAYALPGVADIGITVRVGSHVPEATSRAAGHGFITAVASCPQEVEAVLGKALGLLRPVVGGADPGASGRPAHPEKEEEHTAA; encoded by the coding sequence ATGGCCCAGGCCCCGCTGGCGGTGCTGCTGAGCCCGCGCCTCGAAGAGGTACGGGCGGCCCGGGTGGTCGGTGCCCGCACTCTTGTCCTCGCTCCCGACCGGGCGGCTCCGGGGATCCGGGAGGCTGTCGCGGCGGCGCACGACGCGCTGACCGTGGACTGGCTGGATCACCAGGGGCTGCTGATGGCGATCGGTCATCTGGCCGGTCATCCCGCCAGGGTGTCGGTGTTCGGCTTCGCGGAGGCCAGTGCGCTGGTCGCCGCGCGGGTGAACGAGGCCCTGCGGTTCCGGGGCAATCCGCACGCCGCCGTCGCGTACCTCACGGACAAAGTGGCGCTGCGCGGCAAGGTCAATCAGCTCACCGGTACCCCCGTCCGGTTCGAGCAGTGCGACCGGGTGACGCATCTGGTGGCCGCCGCCGAGCGGGTCGGCTTCCCGTGCGTCGCCAAGCCGCGCACCGGTTCGGGCGGCCAGGAGGTGCATCTTCTGCGCGATGTCGCGGATGCCGCACTCCTGGCCGCCGAACTGGTGAGCGAACCGGCGCTGATCATCGAGGAATTCCTGGAGGGCCCCGAGTACAGCGTGCTCGCCCACTCCAGGGACGGTGAGCACACCGTGCTCGCCGTGGCCAGAAAGCATCTGTCGGACGGCCCCGGGTTCACCGAGGAGGGCCACGATCTGCCGGCCGACCTCGGCCCGGGGGACGCGGCGGCGATCGGCGACCTGGTCACCGCCACCCTGGGGGCCGCCGGCCACCGGGCGGGACTGTCCCTGACCGAGGTGGTCCGTACCGCACAGGGACCGCGGCTGATCGAGTCGCACGCCCACCCCGGCCCAGGCCGGCTCGGCGACCTGCTGGCGCTGGCCACCGGCACCGACCCGGTGGCGCTCGCCGTCGCCACCGCACTGCGGCTGCCCGTACCGGCGCCGCACCCCTCGTCCGGCCGGCGGTACGCGGGCATCCGCACCCTGCGGCTGCCCCCCGGCCGGCTCGACGCCGTGCACGGGATCGACGAGGCGTACGCCCTGCCGGGCGTCGCCGACATCGGCATCACCGTTCGCGTCGGAAGCCATGTCCCGGAGGCCACCAGCCGGGCCGCCGGGCATGGCTTCATCACGGCCGTCGCGTCCTGCCCGCAGGAAGTGGAGGCGGTGCTCGGCAAGGCTCTGGGCCTGCTGCGCCCGGTGGTCGGCGGCGCGGATCCCGGAGCGTCCGGGCGGCCCGCGCATCCCGAGAAGGAGGAGGAGCACACTGCTGCCTGA
- a CDS encoding MFS transporter, whose product MQFALTGHTLVHVPLSPDRHRRCRRPRRPRGPYARLFDAPGALAFTLPNLLARLPMGMFSISAVLLITGLHGSYALAGAVVAATLAASAVGGPLLARLVDRYGQARITVPAVLLTGTGHLGLLGCVTGGAPLWAWFCCVPLMAATPNTGGMSRARWAHLYRDDPAARHTANSFEQAMDELCFLLGPLIAAGLCTALFPAAGTLTAVTLLITGGVLFAAQRRTEPPVAPRGPGRARTGPAPLLLPGIPPLLATFLCTGAVFGSLEVVTIAYADGLGLKAWAGAVLAAQALGSGAAGLAFGLLAPGTTPVRRRLVRWVTLMAVLMALPLLVAAGTGALPPLVPVLLIAGMATAPTMVTGMTLLQELTPAPRLNEGMSLAVTALLSGIAAGAAAGGWAAEHLPPGAAGYATPLTAAALAAAVAWLAFYSWKPVRKSTATGPAVAPPEPPSSSSTAKARSASPR is encoded by the coding sequence ATGCAGTTCGCCCTCACCGGCCACACCCTCGTCCACGTTCCCCTCTCCCCCGACCGTCACCGCCGCTGCCGCCGACCCCGGCGCCCGCGCGGCCCGTACGCCCGGCTGTTCGACGCACCGGGCGCGCTCGCCTTCACGCTGCCCAATCTGCTGGCCCGGCTGCCGATGGGCATGTTCAGCATCTCCGCCGTGCTGCTGATCACCGGGCTGCACGGCTCGTACGCGCTGGCCGGCGCGGTCGTGGCCGCGACACTCGCCGCCTCCGCCGTCGGCGGCCCGCTGCTGGCCCGGCTCGTGGACCGGTACGGGCAGGCCAGGATCACCGTCCCGGCCGTGCTGCTGACCGGCACCGGACATCTGGGGCTGCTGGGGTGCGTCACCGGCGGCGCCCCGTTGTGGGCCTGGTTCTGCTGCGTCCCGCTCATGGCGGCCACCCCCAACACCGGTGGCATGTCGCGGGCCCGCTGGGCGCACCTGTACCGGGACGATCCCGCCGCCCGGCACACCGCCAACTCCTTCGAACAGGCCATGGACGAACTGTGCTTCCTGCTCGGCCCGCTGATCGCCGCCGGGCTGTGCACCGCGCTGTTCCCGGCGGCCGGCACTCTCACCGCGGTCACGCTGCTGATCACCGGCGGTGTGCTGTTCGCGGCCCAGCGCCGCACCGAGCCGCCGGTCGCCCCCCGTGGCCCGGGGCGGGCCCGCACCGGGCCGGCCCCGCTGCTGCTGCCCGGGATACCGCCGCTGCTGGCCACCTTCCTGTGCACCGGCGCCGTGTTCGGCTCGCTGGAGGTGGTGACGATCGCGTACGCGGACGGTCTGGGGCTGAAGGCGTGGGCGGGCGCGGTGCTGGCGGCGCAGGCGCTGGGTTCGGGGGCGGCCGGGCTCGCGTTCGGGCTGCTGGCCCCCGGGACCACCCCGGTACGGCGCCGGCTGGTGCGCTGGGTGACACTCATGGCCGTGCTGATGGCGCTGCCGCTGCTGGTGGCGGCGGGCACCGGCGCGCTGCCGCCGCTGGTGCCGGTGCTGCTGATCGCCGGGATGGCGACGGCGCCGACCATGGTCACCGGGATGACGCTGCTCCAGGAGCTGACCCCGGCGCCCCGGCTCAACGAGGGCATGTCCCTGGCGGTGACGGCCCTGCTGTCCGGCATCGCCGCGGGCGCGGCGGCCGGCGGCTGGGCGGCCGAACATCTGCCGCCCGGCGCCGCCGGCTACGCCACTCCGCTGACCGCCGCCGCGCTGGCGGCGGCGGTCGCCTGGCTCGCGTTCTACTCCTGGAAGCCGGTGAGGAAGTCCACCGCGACCGGGCCCGCCGTGGCGCCGCCCGAGCCGCCGTCCAGCAGCAGCACGGCGAAGGCCAGGTCCGCGTCGCCGAGGTAG
- a CDS encoding AraC family transcriptional regulator produces the protein MDVTSDLFRGVRARGSLFGSSTLSAPWSLHFVDGAPLTLCTVLTGAGWIVPEGHPPERLGAHDTIVVRGPTTFTFVDEPGSTAEPIICGEDCATPEQGGTRHRLGWHDPGEGGGDDSGATTLVVGAYPVRGEISRRLMDALPVVLRVDCGGTGDPVLDHLAAEVARDEPGQQVVLDRLLDWMLVCTLRTWLDRPGGRPPAWWNAQKDPVVGQALRLVHGEPAAPWTVGELARRTGVSRSTLAKRFADLLGEPPLAYLTRWRMTLAADLLVEKGSSTVAHVARAVGYSDPFAFSVAFKRIRGINPSEFRRLAETR, from the coding sequence ATGGACGTGACCAGTGACCTCTTCCGCGGAGTGCGGGCCCGCGGCTCCCTGTTCGGCAGTTCGACGCTCTCCGCGCCCTGGTCACTGCACTTCGTGGACGGTGCGCCGCTGACCCTGTGCACCGTCCTCACCGGGGCGGGCTGGATCGTGCCGGAGGGCCATCCGCCCGAGCGCCTCGGTGCCCACGACACGATCGTGGTGCGTGGTCCCACGACCTTCACCTTCGTGGACGAGCCCGGCAGCACGGCCGAGCCGATCATCTGCGGAGAGGACTGCGCGACGCCCGAGCAGGGCGGCACCCGGCACCGGCTGGGCTGGCACGATCCCGGGGAAGGGGGCGGCGACGACAGCGGTGCGACGACTCTGGTGGTCGGGGCCTACCCGGTCCGCGGCGAGATCAGCCGGCGGCTGATGGACGCGCTGCCGGTCGTGCTGCGGGTGGACTGCGGAGGCACCGGCGACCCGGTGCTCGACCACCTCGCCGCGGAGGTGGCCCGCGACGAACCGGGCCAGCAGGTCGTGCTCGACCGCCTCCTCGACTGGATGCTGGTCTGTACGCTGCGCACCTGGCTGGACAGGCCCGGTGGCCGCCCCCCGGCCTGGTGGAACGCCCAGAAGGACCCGGTGGTCGGCCAGGCGCTGCGCCTCGTGCACGGCGAGCCGGCGGCGCCGTGGACGGTGGGCGAACTGGCCCGGCGTACCGGGGTGTCCCGCTCGACACTCGCCAAACGGTTCGCCGATCTGCTCGGTGAACCGCCGCTGGCCTATCTCACGCGCTGGCGCATGACGCTGGCGGCGGATCTCCTGGTCGAGAAGGGGTCCTCGACCGTCGCGCACGTCGCGCGTGCCGTCGGTTACAGCGATCCGTTCGCGTTCAGCGTGGCGTTCAAGAGAATCCGGGGCATCAACCCCAGCGAGTTCCGCCGCCTGGCCGAGACGCGGTGA
- a CDS encoding DUF1015 family protein, with protein sequence MGFPATPAPRADLLLPLPGLFAGPPARPGYVVLERLDVHGRVEQRGVLGALSLHGTESGHILRHQQVGEPEVRLHTRLLRERRAPAEPLLLAAPDPGAFRRCIDETVRRPPDRTGPATRGGTQRLWAVAGEWSRRPPALPPVLLADGHHRLEAARRLHRGQPARMGDRLPALVVDHGRYPLRLAATHRTMPGLDPYRAADVASGFARVTELPAGSPRPVPRAGTFLLTGKSRIWAISRVSPVTTARRLRFLPSEWAELSAAISDHVLIPILCEDQGLDPTPGYTERHPADDEAGLILPPPTWEQIWSGAAGGTVMPPRTTSLGPAPLPGLLPPLPC encoded by the coding sequence ATGGGATTCCCCGCGACCCCGGCCCCACGGGCAGACCTGCTGCTTCCCCTCCCCGGCCTGTTCGCCGGACCGCCCGCCCGCCCCGGCTACGTCGTCCTGGAACGCCTGGACGTGCACGGCCGGGTCGAACAGCGCGGCGTCCTGGGCGCTCTGAGCCTGCACGGCACCGAAAGCGGCCACATCCTGCGGCACCAGCAGGTGGGCGAGCCCGAAGTGCGGCTGCACACCCGGCTGCTGCGCGAGCGCCGCGCCCCGGCCGAACCGCTGCTGCTGGCCGCCCCCGACCCGGGCGCGTTCCGCCGCTGCATCGACGAGACCGTCCGCCGCCCGCCGGACCGTACGGGGCCGGCCACCCGCGGCGGCACCCAGCGGCTGTGGGCGGTGGCCGGCGAGTGGAGCCGGCGGCCCCCGGCGCTGCCCCCGGTGCTGCTGGCCGACGGCCACCACCGTCTTGAGGCGGCCCGCCGGCTGCACCGCGGCCAGCCCGCCCGGATGGGCGACCGGCTGCCGGCCCTGGTCGTGGACCACGGCCGCTACCCGCTGCGGCTGGCGGCCACCCACCGCACGATGCCCGGCCTCGACCCGTACCGGGCGGCCGATGTGGCCTCCGGCTTCGCCCGGGTCACGGAGCTTCCGGCCGGCTCGCCGCGCCCGGTGCCGCGCGCAGGCACGTTTTTACTCACCGGCAAGTCCAGGATCTGGGCCATCTCCCGCGTCTCCCCGGTCACCACGGCGCGCCGGCTGCGGTTCCTGCCCTCGGAGTGGGCCGAGCTGTCGGCCGCCATCAGCGACCACGTCCTGATCCCGATCCTCTGCGAGGACCAGGGACTTGACCCCACGCCCGGCTACACCGAGCGCCATCCGGCCGACGACGAGGCCGGGCTGATCCTGCCGCCGCCCACCTGGGAACAGATCTGGTCGGGCGCCGCCGGCGGCACCGTGATGCCGCCCAGGACCACCTCGCTGGGCCCCGCCCCGCTGCCGGGACTGCTGCCCCCGCTGCCCTGCTGA
- a CDS encoding NAD(P)H-dependent oxidoreductase, translating into MTPDDGDPLTLLVTAHPDPGSLTHHVARQLASALRPRAVEVADLHQERFDPRFTPADRRHYQEGGAHAPDVAREHRRLDRATDLVLVFPVYWWSMPALLKGWIDRVFVNGWAFDYSVGSELRPRLQRLTTHLLPIAGDDAGSFERHGYERALRTQIEHGIVDYVGSRRGATAFIHESEQPSSRATAESVARAVRLVSEAVRAGAPAT; encoded by the coding sequence ATGACACCTGATGACGGCGACCCACTGACCCTGCTGGTCACCGCACACCCGGACCCCGGCTCCCTGACGCACCACGTGGCGCGGCAACTCGCCTCGGCCCTCCGTCCCCGGGCCGTCGAGGTGGCGGACCTGCACCAGGAGCGGTTCGATCCCCGGTTCACCCCGGCGGACCGCCGCCACTACCAGGAAGGCGGCGCCCACGCTCCCGACGTGGCCCGGGAGCACCGTCGTCTCGACCGCGCCACCGACCTCGTCCTGGTCTTCCCGGTGTACTGGTGGTCCATGCCGGCGCTGCTCAAGGGGTGGATCGACCGCGTGTTCGTCAACGGCTGGGCCTTCGATTACTCGGTCGGGTCGGAGCTGCGTCCGAGGCTCCAGCGGCTCACCACGCATCTGCTGCCCATCGCCGGCGACGACGCCGGCAGCTTCGAGCGTCACGGATACGAACGCGCGTTGCGGACGCAGATCGAGCACGGCATCGTCGACTACGTCGGCAGCCGCCGCGGTGCCACCGCGTTCATCCATGAATCCGAGCAGCCTTCCTCCCGGGCCACGGCGGAGAGCGTCGCACGGGCCGTACGCCTCGTCAGCGAAGCGGTACGGGCCGGCGCTCCTGCCACGTGA
- a CDS encoding LysR family transcriptional regulator — protein MPADRDTDPRLLRAFVAVAEELHFTRAAARLFVAQQALSRDIRRLEEQWGTRLFVRSTRQVTLTAEGERLLAPVRRALEAQRDLAAAVRGAGAGARPLVVDVSAPVTTARLILDAARESAPGVEFVARFHSGLAGAVAEMTRGQLDVSFGRFAGLDPGVRAGLDHRLVRYERTAVLLPADDPLARLAEIPLERLAGRELYAGAGNPETTEWTDYAERLFAGRGIAVAPPFPRIDGEEEFVRLVRARGWWVLASEQFTGVPGMVLRPLTDPVPLSPVSVVWPRALRHPGLAALLDTAAALAATGNWLHRPPGAWLPEPDRRFVPTAVPPSSRGS, from the coding sequence ATGCCCGCCGACCGTGACACCGATCCACGGCTGCTGCGCGCCTTTGTCGCGGTGGCCGAGGAGTTGCACTTCACCCGCGCCGCCGCGCGGCTGTTCGTCGCGCAGCAGGCGCTGTCCCGGGACATCAGACGGCTGGAGGAGCAGTGGGGGACGCGGCTGTTCGTCCGCAGCACCCGCCAGGTGACGCTGACGGCCGAGGGCGAACGGCTGCTGGCACCGGTGCGCCGGGCACTGGAGGCGCAGCGGGACCTCGCGGCGGCGGTGCGCGGCGCCGGGGCGGGGGCCCGTCCGCTGGTGGTGGATGTGTCCGCGCCGGTGACCACGGCCCGGCTGATCCTGGACGCCGCCCGGGAGTCGGCACCCGGGGTGGAGTTCGTGGCCCGTTTCCACAGCGGCCTGGCCGGGGCGGTGGCGGAGATGACGCGCGGCCAGCTGGATGTGTCCTTCGGCCGGTTCGCGGGCCTTGACCCCGGGGTCCGCGCCGGGCTGGACCACCGGCTGGTGCGCTACGAACGGACGGCGGTACTGCTGCCCGCCGACGATCCGCTGGCCCGCCTCGCCGAGATCCCGCTGGAGCGGCTGGCCGGGCGTGAGCTGTACGCGGGCGCCGGCAATCCGGAGACCACCGAGTGGACGGACTACGCGGAGCGGCTGTTCGCCGGGCGCGGCATCGCGGTGGCGCCGCCGTTCCCGCGCATCGACGGCGAGGAGGAGTTCGTCCGGCTGGTGCGGGCGCGCGGGTGGTGGGTGCTGGCCAGCGAGCAGTTCACCGGGGTTCCCGGCATGGTGCTGCGCCCGCTGACCGATCCGGTGCCGCTGTCGCCGGTCTCGGTGGTGTGGCCCCGCGCCCTGCGGCACCCGGGGCTGGCCGCGCTGCTGGACACGGCGGCGGCACTGGCCGCCACCGGGAACTGGCTGCACCGCCCGCCGGGCGCCTGGCTGCCCGAGCCGGACCGCCGGTTCGTGCCGACGGCGGTCCCGCCCTCCTCGCGCGGATCGTGA